The following coding sequences lie in one Leptolyngbya sp. 'hensonii' genomic window:
- a CDS encoding CIA30 family protein produces the protein MTPPRPVWDASRFLQTLVYFEAVPVVSWVQRMLSGGTPIPPFQPEVNVLFDFGQSTTPLGERWGSLDDGVMGGVSTSSFSSSAGAALFSGVVSTANSGGFASVRTRNFEPPLDLSSCAGLELRIKGDGQRYKFLIRDEETWDSVAYASSFDTVADQWLTIQLPFTQMVPVFRAKTVNTARRLNTAQIRSLQLMLSKFEYDGVLNPHFVSGEFRLLIQSIRLYK, from the coding sequence ATGACTCCTCCTCGCCCAGTCTGGGATGCCAGTCGCTTTCTACAAACACTGGTCTATTTTGAAGCAGTTCCCGTTGTTAGCTGGGTGCAAAGAATGTTATCGGGCGGTACCCCCATTCCACCTTTCCAACCCGAAGTCAATGTTCTGTTTGACTTCGGCCAATCCACAACTCCCCTCGGGGAGCGCTGGGGTTCTCTGGATGATGGGGTCATGGGAGGGGTGAGTACCAGCTCATTTTCCAGTTCAGCAGGGGCAGCACTATTTAGTGGCGTGGTTTCTACAGCCAACTCTGGCGGGTTTGCTTCGGTACGAACCCGAAATTTTGAGCCGCCCCTCGATCTCTCTTCCTGTGCTGGCTTGGAGCTGCGGATTAAGGGAGATGGCCAGCGATACAAGTTCCTGATTCGAGATGAGGAGACATGGGATAGCGTCGCCTATGCCTCCTCCTTTGATACTGTGGCAGATCAATGGCTTACCATCCAACTTCCCTTCACCCAGATGGTCCCTGTCTTTCGGGCCAAAACGGTCAATACAGCCCGTCGTTTGAATACAGCTCAGATTAGATCGCTCCAACTGATGCTGAGCAAGTTTGAATATGACGGTGTGCTAAATCCCCACTTTGTATCCGGTGAATTTCGACTTCTGATTCAATCCATTCGGCTCTACAAGTAA
- a CDS encoding heavy metal translocating P-type ATPase translates to MSLDTLTLKLGGMSCAACARNVEAALQSVPGVAVCQVNFGAEQATIQYDSRQVTVTAIQDAVAASGYSAAPLQNDDPLQEESEAAQRTSKLEVQRLRQKVMTGAVLSSFLLIGSMPAMLGMNLGFMPAWLHAPWTQWVLATPVQFWCGQTFYLNAWKALKRRSATMDTLIVLGTSAAYFYSLLVTSVPLSLPNQGAMPEVYYESATIVITLVLLGRLLEQRARSQTTAAIYKLMGLQARTAHVIRHNQEVEIPVQVVQVGDVVLVRPGEKVPVDGEILEGSSTIDESMITGESIPVSKQPGDEVIGATINKTGSFRFRATHVGKDTVLAQIVRLVREAQGSKAPIQRLADQITGWFVPVVMGIALCTFLIWFFLVGSPTFALVTTMGVLIIACPCALGLATPTSVMVGTGKGAEQGILIKGAESLELAHKIQTIVLDKTGTLTQGKPVVTHYITVHGTAHQNELKLLRLAASVEHLSEHPLAEALVRYAQSQEVELSTVKDFQAIVGSGVEGIVSDHLIQIGTQRWMEELGIDPQPLQEFQQRWESAGKTTVWIAVDGEVEGLVAIADTLKPSSAEVVRALQDLGLEVVMLTGDNRKTADTIAREVGIQRVFAEVRPEQKAAIIQSLQQEEKTAPSRSTHRSLPSNRIVAMVGDGINDAPALAQADVGIAIGTGTDVAIAASDITLISGDLQGIVTAIKLSRATLQNIRQNLFFAFIYNAIGIPVAAGILYPLVGWLLNPAIAGGAMAFSSLSVVINALRLRKFSAGALTR, encoded by the coding sequence ATGTCCCTTGATACGCTTACCCTCAAACTGGGTGGCATGAGCTGTGCTGCCTGTGCCCGTAATGTTGAGGCTGCCCTCCAGAGCGTTCCTGGTGTGGCAGTTTGCCAGGTGAACTTTGGGGCCGAGCAGGCCACAATTCAGTATGACTCCCGGCAGGTGACTGTCACAGCAATCCAGGATGCTGTTGCAGCATCTGGATACTCTGCGGCCCCGCTCCAAAATGACGACCCCTTGCAAGAGGAGAGCGAAGCTGCACAGAGGACAAGCAAGCTGGAAGTTCAACGCCTTAGACAAAAGGTGATGACCGGTGCAGTGCTCAGCAGCTTTCTCCTGATTGGGTCCATGCCTGCCATGCTGGGGATGAATTTGGGTTTCATGCCTGCCTGGCTCCATGCCCCCTGGACCCAATGGGTGCTAGCGACACCTGTTCAGTTCTGGTGCGGCCAGACCTTTTACCTCAATGCGTGGAAAGCCCTGAAACGTCGTTCTGCCACCATGGACACGTTGATTGTTCTGGGAACCAGTGCCGCTTACTTCTACTCTCTGCTGGTGACTTCGGTACCGCTCTCATTGCCCAATCAGGGTGCCATGCCGGAGGTCTATTACGAGTCTGCAACGATCGTGATTACTCTGGTACTTCTGGGTCGGTTGCTGGAGCAACGGGCCAGAAGCCAGACCACAGCCGCCATTTACAAGCTTATGGGCTTGCAAGCCCGTACGGCCCATGTGATTCGTCATAACCAGGAAGTGGAGATTCCGGTCCAGGTGGTCCAGGTGGGGGATGTGGTGCTGGTGCGTCCCGGTGAGAAGGTGCCCGTGGATGGAGAAATCTTAGAAGGAAGCTCGACTATTGACGAATCCATGATCACAGGGGAAAGTATTCCAGTGAGTAAGCAACCGGGGGATGAGGTCATTGGGGCTACCATCAACAAAACAGGTAGCTTTCGTTTCCGGGCTACCCATGTAGGTAAAGATACTGTTCTGGCTCAGATTGTCCGTCTGGTCCGGGAGGCTCAGGGCTCCAAGGCTCCCATTCAGCGGTTAGCGGACCAGATTACGGGTTGGTTTGTTCCAGTCGTGATGGGGATCGCCCTGTGCACCTTCCTGATCTGGTTTTTCCTGGTAGGTAGCCCGACTTTTGCCCTTGTCACCACCATGGGTGTCCTGATCATTGCCTGCCCCTGTGCGCTGGGGCTAGCCACCCCCACTTCCGTTATGGTGGGCACTGGCAAGGGGGCGGAACAGGGCATTCTGATCAAGGGCGCGGAAAGTCTGGAACTGGCACACAAAATCCAAACGATCGTTTTGGATAAGACAGGTACCCTGACCCAGGGCAAACCGGTGGTCACCCACTACATCACCGTTCATGGGACGGCTCACCAGAACGAACTCAAACTCCTGCGCCTGGCTGCCTCGGTTGAACATCTCTCAGAGCATCCCCTGGCTGAGGCCCTGGTGCGCTACGCCCAGTCTCAGGAAGTGGAGTTGTCTACTGTCAAGGATTTTCAGGCGATCGTCGGCAGTGGGGTGGAGGGGATTGTTTCCGATCACCTGATTCAGATTGGGACACAGCGTTGGATGGAAGAATTGGGCATTGACCCCCAACCCCTGCAGGAGTTCCAGCAGCGCTGGGAAAGTGCAGGGAAAACAACGGTCTGGATTGCAGTCGATGGAGAAGTTGAAGGACTGGTCGCCATTGCCGACACCCTCAAACCCTCTTCGGCTGAAGTGGTTCGAGCCTTACAAGATCTGGGACTGGAAGTGGTTATGCTCACGGGGGACAATCGTAAAACCGCAGACACGATCGCCCGCGAGGTTGGGATTCAACGAGTCTTTGCCGAAGTCCGACCGGAACAAAAAGCTGCTATCATCCAATCCTTACAGCAGGAGGAAAAAACAGCACCCTCCAGATCCACCCATCGTTCCCTACCCTCTAACCGAATTGTCGCGATGGTGGGAGATGGCATTAATGATGCCCCAGCCCTGGCCCAGGCTGATGTCGGTATTGCTATTGGTACTGGGACGGATGTGGCGATCGCGGCCAGTGATATCACCTTGATCTCAGGTGACTTGCAGGGCATTGTCACCGCGATCAAGCTCTCCCGGGCCACCCTGCAGAATATTCGCCAAAACCTGTTCTTTGCCTTTATCTATAATGCGATCGGCATTCCCGTGGCTGCGGGCATTCTGTATCCTCTGGTTGGATGGTTGCTGAATCCAGCGATCGCAGGTGGAGCGATGGCTTTCAGTTCTCTATCTGTAGTAATCAACGCTCTGCGGCTGCGCAAGTTCTCTGCTGGAGCACTTACCAGATGA
- a CDS encoding CPBP family glutamic-type intramembrane protease, which yields MKTYLLMFLDRLKIAVTCLPDLSGWWLVVGLLCLYATIALPLGFAFGLLQIDLAPLQPAALVRLLLTLWITPALLEELVFRVLWLPHPSQQILAQRWWLWASIGLILFILYHPLNAFFFYPPGRSVFYRPLFLFLAGLLGLACTFAYQCTGSLWAATVIHWTIVVVWLLGLGGLQLLTPSS from the coding sequence GTGAAAACTTACTTGCTCATGTTTCTCGATCGCCTGAAGATAGCAGTGACCTGCTTGCCTGACCTGAGTGGCTGGTGGCTGGTTGTAGGTCTGCTCTGTCTGTATGCCACGATCGCCCTGCCCCTGGGCTTTGCTTTTGGGTTGCTGCAGATCGATCTTGCCCCCCTCCAGCCTGCTGCACTAGTACGCTTGCTCCTGACCCTATGGATTACCCCAGCCTTGCTGGAAGAACTGGTGTTTCGAGTTTTGTGGTTGCCCCATCCGAGCCAGCAGATCTTGGCTCAGCGCTGGTGGCTGTGGGCATCGATCGGGCTGATTCTGTTTATCCTTTACCATCCCCTGAATGCCTTCTTTTTTTATCCACCTGGTCGATCGGTGTTTTATCGTCCGCTCTTTCTGTTCCTGGCCGGGTTGTTGGGATTGGCCTGTACCTTTGCTTACCAGTGCACTGGCTCTCTCTGGGCTGCCACAGTCATTCACTGGACGATCGTCGTTGTCTGGCTTCTGGGCCTAGGTGGACTGCAATTACTGACGCCAAGCTCTTAA
- a CDS encoding DUF3747 domain-containing protein, producing MAVLGLGLIGMETPTPAAYFSQTEIDPNRVIAIASPYGKGAFQLLILQQVSNSRACWQEVGYGSSEVEPLLLNFDFTGICERSIDSNGYSVRVGGQDLGWNYSLSVVRQSEGLRLVAFSNANRSQPPIEIGRVDGIPSRFGKITLNPGWRLTKRVYNGRVLGHFYLTNDQTLGEVIAAASSNAIAYRPSSPVLPPAQVTSPQLPAPVAVRPQLPPPLISTSISPDRAPLAVPAPPPGNNLVIPALPASSNASAPMVPPPAADLNSPTPIREIVFSATSTPPASNSSILDFNYRVLVPASTKSAQNKVRKLVPGAFRVVVNGKTMMQAGLFRERQDANALQQRLKREQLPAIVVLLNQKAG from the coding sequence ATGGCAGTCTTAGGACTGGGACTCATTGGCATGGAAACCCCCACACCCGCTGCTTATTTTTCCCAGACCGAGATCGACCCGAATCGAGTCATTGCGATCGCATCTCCCTATGGCAAGGGTGCGTTTCAACTCCTGATTCTGCAACAGGTGAGTAACAGTCGTGCCTGCTGGCAGGAGGTTGGCTATGGATCTTCAGAGGTAGAACCCTTGCTCCTCAACTTTGACTTTACGGGCATTTGTGAACGGAGCATCGACAGCAACGGCTATTCTGTTCGGGTTGGGGGCCAGGATCTCGGCTGGAACTACAGTCTATCTGTGGTGCGCCAATCAGAAGGGCTGCGTCTGGTCGCTTTCTCCAATGCCAATCGGAGTCAGCCGCCGATCGAAATTGGACGGGTTGATGGCATTCCCAGTCGTTTTGGTAAGATCACCCTGAATCCAGGCTGGCGGTTGACGAAGCGCGTCTACAATGGGCGTGTTCTGGGGCATTTCTATCTGACGAATGATCAGACTCTGGGAGAAGTGATTGCCGCTGCCTCTTCCAATGCAATCGCTTATCGGCCCAGTTCGCCAGTTCTGCCCCCAGCCCAGGTGACATCCCCCCAACTTCCCGCGCCTGTTGCAGTCCGCCCGCAACTTCCCCCCCCCCTGATTTCAACCAGTATCTCGCCCGATCGTGCACCGCTGGCAGTGCCAGCTCCACCCCCTGGCAATAACCTGGTCATACCTGCCCTCCCGGCGAGCAGTAACGCCTCTGCACCAATGGTGCCTCCTCCCGCTGCTGACCTGAATTCCCCGACACCAATTCGGGAAATTGTGTTCAGTGCCACTTCCACTCCGCCAGCTTCTAATTCCAGCATCCTGGATTTCAACTATCGAGTTCTGGTTCCAGCCTCTACTAAATCCGCTCAAAATAAGGTGCGAAAGCTGGTGCCAGGAGCATTCCGGGTGGTCGTCAATGGCAAAACGATGATGCAGGCCGGTTTATTTCGAGAACGTCAAGATGCAAATGCATTGCAACAAAGGCTGAAGCGAGAGCAACTACCTGCGATCGTGGTTTTACTCAATCAAAAAGCAGGTTAA
- the rsgA gene encoding small ribosomal subunit biogenesis GTPase RsgA, which translates to MKDGICPARIAATVLAVQANYYRVRIDPIQPSRSSSNLTQNSSNADADSSWAPVPFLLCTRRSRLKKIGQQVMVGDRVLIVEPDWQGERGAIAEVLPRDSELSRPPIANVNQILLVFALAEPGLEPYQLSRFLIKAETTGLDICLCLNKSDLVASEHLVDWQNRLHHWGYPSVSISVQTGHGLAGLRASLEQKVTVISGPSGVGKSSLINYLIPTVDLRVGAVSGKLGRGRHTTRHVELFELPTGGLLADTPGFNQPDLDTEPEMLANCFPEARQRLAHGACQFSDCLHRDEPNCVVRGDWERYTHYLQFLQEAIDRQAHLHQQSDPDASLKVKMNRRGQTRYEPRLEAKRYRRPSRRTEQQALQSLYQETDL; encoded by the coding sequence CTCCCGATCATCCTCAAACTTAACCCAGAACAGCAGCAATGCTGATGCTGACTCTTCCTGGGCTCCTGTTCCATTCTTGCTTTGTACTCGCCGTTCCCGACTGAAGAAGATTGGGCAACAGGTGATGGTTGGCGATCGGGTTCTGATTGTGGAACCGGATTGGCAGGGGGAACGGGGTGCGATCGCAGAAGTTCTGCCCAGAGATTCAGAATTAAGCCGTCCTCCGATCGCGAATGTGAATCAGATTCTACTGGTATTTGCTTTGGCTGAGCCCGGGTTGGAGCCCTACCAGTTAAGCCGGTTTCTGATCAAGGCGGAGACTACCGGATTGGATATCTGTTTGTGCCTGAATAAAAGTGACCTGGTGGCTTCAGAACACCTGGTTGACTGGCAAAATCGTCTGCACCACTGGGGCTACCCCTCAGTTTCGATCAGTGTGCAAACGGGTCATGGCCTGGCCGGATTGAGGGCAAGCCTGGAGCAGAAAGTGACGGTTATTTCTGGCCCTTCTGGTGTGGGTAAATCTAGTTTGATTAATTATCTGATCCCAACGGTTGATTTGAGGGTCGGAGCCGTTTCCGGTAAATTAGGTCGGGGGCGTCATACCACCCGCCATGTTGAACTTTTTGAGTTGCCCACTGGGGGGTTGTTGGCGGATACCCCAGGGTTTAATCAGCCCGATCTCGATACAGAACCGGAGATGCTGGCAAATTGCTTTCCTGAGGCCCGTCAACGCCTGGCGCATGGGGCCTGCCAGTTCAGTGATTGCCTGCACCGGGACGAACCCAATTGTGTGGTAAGGGGAGATTGGGAACGTTACACCCATTATCTACAGTTTCTGCAAGAGGCGATCGATCGACAGGCCCATCTCCATCAGCAATCTGATCCCGATGCTAGCCTGAAAGTGAAGATGAACCGACGGGGACAAACTCGCTATGAACCCCGTTTGGAGGCCAAACGCTATCGTCGCCCCTCCCGACGAACAGAACAGCAGGCCCTGCAAAGTCTCTATCAGGAGACAGATTTATAG